One segment of Oreochromis niloticus isolate F11D_XX linkage group LG8, O_niloticus_UMD_NMBU, whole genome shotgun sequence DNA contains the following:
- the LOC112847645 gene encoding zinc finger protein 862-like — protein MDLRRYFSSAEPKKTGQDEEGTGKERPTTKRKSYDKSDYEAKRKRSFLVSWTKEFLWLEYDELNNMMSCRVCREFPSISESTSTFVTGTSNFRKDPIRTHEKSLHHKKCIGAQSAASVPEQTPIAKTILKINQAQQEVLKKLFRAAYYVAKSELPLAKFSSLCKLQKANGLDLGSTYLNDHACREFIGAIAQTSRDQIEKEIQESRFLSILADGSTDTGIIEQELVHVRYVRDNGDISTYMIKCQPVKSANAAGILEAIDEAVNTMGIREDTWKKKVVCANFDGAAVMMGEKKGVAGRLKQRIPHIITIHWVAHKLELAVLDSVKGCEYLVKFEDTLKTIFKMYYYSPKKRRELTEISELLNEKMAHFSGLKSTRWLPSRLRCLKAVEKNYTPTVVHMENMAEGSDVKAEDAAKAKGVVQEMKTEKFVRFLHFMLDYSTILSKCCTDFQHDNLNITRTNQLVESTTSRLLSLKTKPGEYQKTLDTKFTANQDGSICYCGTQLTKSQRPARRGEGTDQDTFGAEIQKIIDNTVKDNRFKNLHEKPLSCFKVFDPCTLPYPREELANYGDEEVDYLVTHFACLLDADEKEKIPQEWMDLKVWLAERRGRKVDCLYRDLLSDNPEHFSHILLLVKLMLTLSPSTAICERGFSCMNRVKTTHRTSLHPETLNDCMQLSINGETVESFCPDKSIRFWMFFGKGSRHLDHKTPTRTKSSEMEGNAQEEKADKGDAMPSTSSGIFSSETSVEISDSGSDTD, from the coding sequence ATGGATTTACgcaggtattttagttctgctgagccaaaaaAGACAGGTCAGGATGAAGAAGGGACAGGCAAAGAAAGGCCGACCACAAAGCGGAAAAGTTACGACAAATCAGACTacgaggcaaaaagaaagcgcagttttttggtttcatggacaaaagaatttctgtggctggaatatgacgagctaaataacatgatgtcctgccgggtgtgtcgtgagtttccctcgatttctgagtcgacaagcacctttgttactgggaccagtaattttaggaaagaccccatcagaactcATGAGAAATCTCTGCATCACAAGAAATGCATTGGTGCTCAGTCTGCAGCATCtgtcccagaacaaacaccaattgcaaaaaccatactaaaaataaaccaagcacaacaagaagtcctgaaaaagctgtttagagcagcgtactatgttgcaaagagtgaactaccactggcaaaatttagcagtctttgcaaacttcagaaagcaaatggcctcgatcttggttccacttacctCAATGACCATGCTTGCAGAGAGTTTATTGGAGCAATAGCACAAACTTCAAGAGACCAGATTGAAAAGGAAATTCAAGAAAGCAGGTTTTTATCCATTCTTGCAGATGGCAGTACAGACACTGGTATAATAGAACAGGAGTTGGTTCACGTCAGGTATGTGAGGGATAATGGTGACATATCCACATACATGATCAAATGTCAGCCAGTCAAGAGTGCAAATGCTGCAGGTATTTTAGAGGCTATTGATGAAGCAGTGAACACCATGGGTATCAGAGAAGACACATGGAAAAAGAAAGTAGTGTGTGCAAATTTTGATGGTGCTGCAGTGATGATGGGTGAGAAAAAAGGAGTAGCTGGGAGACTGAAACAGAGGATACCTCACATCATAACAATCCACTGGGTGGCACACAAACTAGAGCTAGCCGTGCTGGATAGCGTGAAAGGCTGTGAGTACCTGGTGAAATTTGAAGATACACTGAAAACCATCTTTAAGATGTACTACTATTCCCCAAAGAAGCGAAGAGAGCTGACAGAAATAAGTGAACTGCTAAATGAGAAGATGGCACATTTCAGTGGCCTGAAGAGCACACGGTGGCTTCCAAGCCGGCTGAGATGTCTAAAGGCTgtggaaaaaaattacactccCACTGTTGTTCATATGGAGAACATGGCAGAAGGAAGTGATGTCAAAGCCGAGGATGCAGCCAAGGCTAAGGGGGTGGTGCAGGAGATGAAGACTGAGAAATTTGTTCGCTTCCTGCATTTCATGTTGGACTACAGTACCATCTTATCCAAGTGCTGTACTGATTTTCAGCATGATAACCTAAACATCACACGAACAAATCAGTTAGTTGAGAGCACAACATCACGCTTACTCAGcctaaaaacaaaaccaggagaATATCAGAAAACCTTGGACACAAAGTTCACAGCGAACCAGGATGGTAGCATTTGCTACTGTGGAACTCAGCTAACAAAAAGTCAGCGACCTGCTAGAAGAGGTGAGGGAACAGACCAAGACACCTTTGGTGCAGAGATCCAGAAGATTATTGACAACACAGTCAAGGacaacagatttaaaaatctcCATGAAAAGCCTCTCTCTTGTTTCAAGGTTTTTGACCCTTGCACTCTTCCCTACCCCAGAGAAGAACTAGCAAATTATGGGGATGAAGAGGTGGATTATCTTGTCACACATTTTGCCTGTTTGCTAGATGCAGACGAGAAAGAGAAAATTCCACAAGAATGGATGGATCTAAAAGTGTGGCTTGCAGAACGCCGGGGTCGCAAAGTAGATTGCTTGTACAGAGATCTCCTCTCTGACAATCCAGAACACTTCTCTCATATCTTGTTGCTGGTGAAATTAATGCTGACACTTAGTCCATCAACAGCCATCTGTGAGAGAGGATTTTCTTGCATGAACCGAGTGAAGACAACACATCGTACCTCTCTACAccctgaaacactgaatgactgCATGCAACTCTCCATTAATGGGGAAACAGTTGAATCTTTTTGCCCTGACAAGTCGATTCGTTTCTGGATGTTTTTTGGAAAAGGTTCAAGACACCTGGATCATAAAACCCCGACAAGAACAAAGAGCAGTGAAATGGAGGGCAATGCACAGGAAGAGAAAGCTGATAAAGGAGATGCTATGCCCTCAACGTCGAGTGGCATTTTCTCATCCgagacttcagtggaaatttcagattcaggatctgacacagactaa